Part of the Sinorhizobium terangae genome is shown below.
GCACTCTATTACGAGCGCGCGGCACGCCTTGTTTCCGATCTCGACGAACTGGACGGCAGCCTGTCGAGCGCGCAGAGCCTCCCGAAGGGGCGGCTGCGGGTTGAAATGGCGAGTGCGATCGCCAATCTCGTCATCCTTCCCGCGCTCCCCGAATTCCACAAGAAATACCCCGACATCCAGATCGACCTCGGGGTTTCGGATCGGACCATCGACTATGTCGCCGAGAACGTCGATTGTGCGATCCGCGTGGGCACGCTGACCGACCAGTCGCTGATCGCCCGGCGCATTACGGAAATGAGCTTCATCACCTGCGCGTCGCCAGCCTATCTCGATCGCCACTCCACGCCGCAGCATCCGGCCGACCTCGAGAGGAATTGCTATGTCGTCGGCTATTTCCGGCCGCAGACCGGGCAGCCGATGCCGATTCATTTCAAGCGAGGAAACGAGGAGATCGAAGTCAAAGGCCGTTACGCAGTCGCGGCAAACGAAGCGACGACCTATCTTGCCGCCGCGCGGGCCGGGCTCGGAGTCGTCCAGGCACCACGCTTCATGGTGCGCGACGATCTGCAATCCGGTGCGATGAGACCGGTGCTCAATGATTGGCAGATCGAACCGGCGCCGATCTATCTCGTCTATCCACCCAACCGGCATTTGAGCAGTCGACTGCGGGTTTTCGCTGATTGGGCGGTGAAGGTGATCGCACAGTCGCAGATGGATGGCGAGTAGGCCAATCGAGCTTGACGTGGTATCCCCGCAGCTCAATCGCGGCGTTCCGCGTCATAGCGCTCGCGCGCGGCGTCGAGTTCGCCGAAATGGGTTTCGGCCCAGCGATCGAGGACCACAAGCGTATCGCTCAGCGACCGCCCGACCGCGCTCAGGCGATATTCGACATGCGGCGGCACGGTCTGCTTGTCGTCGCGGATCACCAGTCCGTTGCGCTCCAGTTCTTTGAGCGTCTGCGTCAGCATCTTCTGCGACACGTCGCCAAGCTTGCGCATCAGCGCGGCATTGCGCATCGGCCCCTGATCGAGAGCGGAGATGATAAGCATCGCCCATTTGCTGGCGACAAGCTCCAGCGCGTGACGGGAGGAGCACGTCGGATCGAAGACGCTCGGCGCCGAGGTCTCGGAATTCTCTGCCGGCTCTGAAGACATTTTCATAGTTACCAAAAGGTGCGTAATTGTCCTTTGGTGCCTACGCTACCAGATTGGGTCCAGAGATTCAAAAATCTGGATGGAGATGCCAATGGCATGGATCACGTTGCTGGCAGCGAGCGCCGTCGAAATCGCCATGGGGCTTGCGCTCAAATATGCCGAGGGCTGGACGCGGCTTGTTCCAAGCATCATCGGTGTGGTCGCGGCACTCGCCAGTGTCTATCTCTTGACGATCGCGATGCGGGAACTGCCAGCGGGCACCGCCTATGCTGCCTGGACCGGCATCGGATCGGTGGGCATCACCGTGCTTGGCATCGTTCTTTTCGGCGATCCGGTATCCTGGCTTCGCCTCGTCTGCATCGCCATGATCATCGTCGCCGTCGCAGGGCTGCGGTTTCTGGAGGCTTGAACCAGCTTGGCCTTCGATCGCCCGTGGCCCATGAAGCGCCGGGTGAACGTTTCATGGGCCATTTATTCAGCGCCGCTACGAGTTTGCAGGTGTTACGCGGTCGGTTGCTTCGTCTTCCGGAGATAAGGCAAGATCGTGTCGAAGGAGCCGAAACGCTGGATCGCGTCCTCGTTGGATACGGCAGCGGTAATGATGACGTCCTCGCCCTGCTGCCAGTTCGCCGGCGTCGCAACCTGGTGCTTGGCGGTCAGTTGGATCGAGTCGATCGCACGCAGGATCTCGTTGAAATTGCGGCCGGTTGTCATCGGGTAGGTGAGGATCAGCTTGATCTTCTTGTCCGGGCCGATGACGTAGACCGAGCGCACGGTGGCATTGTCGGCTGGTGTGCGGCCTTCCGACGTTTCGCCGGCATCGGCCGGCAGCATGTCGTAGAGTTTGGCCACCTTGAGGTCCTTGTCGCCGATCAGCGGGTATTCGACGTCGAAACCGGTTGCGACCTTGATGTCGTTCTTCCACTTGCTGTGGCTTTCCACCGGATCGACCGAGATGCCGATGATCTTGACGCCGCGCTTGCGGAACTCGTTCTCTATTCCGGCCATGGCGCCAAGTTCGGTGGTGCACACGGGTGTGAAATTCTTCGGATGGGAAAAGAGAACGGCCCAGCCGTCGCCGATCCATTCATGGAAATTGATCGTGCCCTGCGTGGTCTCGGCGGTGAAATCTGGGGCGGTTTGGTTGATACGGAGGCCCATGGTCTGCTCCTTTGCGGCTGGCGATTGTTTCGCGCAGAATAGCGCAATCGTGGCGCTTTTCGAGGAGGAAACGTGCGGGAACGATCCGCAAAAAGAATGTCCGCGGCGTGATTTACCGCTTTTGGAGAATAATATCGCTGAGGTACACGCAGTGCTGGCACTCATCGGGAAATGCTCGAGGAATGCAAACGCTTTCGCACTGCCTGGCTGTTACGCTCCACGGCGTCCGGAGGAGGCCAGGCGCGCTGCCGCCAAGGTGGCAGCAGACAACGCGGGCCCAAAATCACG
Proteins encoded:
- a CDS encoding LysR family transcriptional regulator; the encoded protein is MDQLTAMRAFLRVVETGNFTRASVSLNMPKATVTNLIQGLEAHLSTKLLNRTTRRVLVTPDGALYYERAARLVSDLDELDGSLSSAQSLPKGRLRVEMASAIANLVILPALPEFHKKYPDIQIDLGVSDRTIDYVAENVDCAIRVGTLTDQSLIARRITEMSFITCASPAYLDRHSTPQHPADLERNCYVVGYFRPQTGQPMPIHFKRGNEEIEVKGRYAVAANEATTYLAAARAGLGVVQAPRFMVRDDLQSGAMRPVLNDWQIEPAPIYLVYPPNRHLSSRLRVFADWAVKVIAQSQMDGE
- a CDS encoding winged helix-turn-helix transcriptional regulator, encoding MSSEPAENSETSAPSVFDPTCSSRHALELVASKWAMLIISALDQGPMRNAALMRKLGDVSQKMLTQTLKELERNGLVIRDDKQTVPPHVEYRLSAVGRSLSDTLVVLDRWAETHFGELDAARERYDAERRD
- a CDS encoding DMT family transporter — translated: MAWITLLAASAVEIAMGLALKYAEGWTRLVPSIIGVVAALASVYLLTIAMRELPAGTAYAAWTGIGSVGITVLGIVLFGDPVSWLRLVCIAMIIVAVAGLRFLEA
- a CDS encoding peroxiredoxin — translated: MGLRINQTAPDFTAETTQGTINFHEWIGDGWAVLFSHPKNFTPVCTTELGAMAGIENEFRKRGVKIIGISVDPVESHSKWKNDIKVATGFDVEYPLIGDKDLKVAKLYDMLPADAGETSEGRTPADNATVRSVYVIGPDKKIKLILTYPMTTGRNFNEILRAIDSIQLTAKHQVATPANWQQGEDVIITAAVSNEDAIQRFGSFDTILPYLRKTKQPTA